In the genome of Chryseobacterium arthrosphaerae, one region contains:
- a CDS encoding TIGR01777 family oxidoreductase, whose protein sequence is MKILIAGGTGFLGENLEKYFTDKGNQVYILTRQPERENEIYWDARTMGEWKSALEKTDVLINLTGKSVDCRYHEKNKQEIYTSRIDSTAILQEAVDQCLNPPGIWLNASSATIYVHSEKHLNTEENGIIGDDFSMNICKSWEKEFFKTNTREVRKIALRTSIVLGNNGGAFPKLKMITKLGLGGKQGRGNQMVSWIHINDFCKAVEWIIQHENISGAINVTAPAPLSNSVMMEKLRKKLNAPFGLNAPVWQLEIASIFLKTETELLLKSRNVYPENLMKSGFTFSYSTFDEALHNLLKS, encoded by the coding sequence ATGAAAATACTCATAGCCGGAGGAACCGGATTTCTCGGAGAAAACCTTGAGAAATACTTTACAGACAAAGGAAATCAGGTATACATTCTGACCCGTCAACCTGAAAGAGAAAATGAAATCTATTGGGATGCCCGGACAATGGGTGAATGGAAGTCTGCTCTTGAAAAAACAGATGTTCTGATCAATCTGACAGGGAAATCCGTAGATTGCAGATATCATGAAAAGAATAAACAGGAAATTTATACATCAAGAATCGATAGCACAGCCATCTTACAGGAAGCAGTAGACCAGTGTCTGAACCCACCTGGGATTTGGCTGAATGCAAGTTCTGCAACCATCTACGTACACTCAGAAAAACATCTTAACACGGAAGAAAACGGCATTATCGGGGATGACTTCTCAATGAATATCTGCAAAAGCTGGGAAAAGGAATTTTTTAAAACCAATACTCGGGAAGTAAGGAAAATAGCCTTGCGTACTTCCATTGTTCTGGGGAATAACGGCGGTGCTTTTCCAAAACTGAAGATGATTACTAAACTGGGTTTAGGCGGAAAACAGGGGAGAGGCAATCAGATGGTAAGCTGGATCCATATTAATGATTTTTGTAAAGCGGTAGAATGGATCATTCAACATGAAAATATCTCGGGAGCAATAAATGTGACGGCTCCGGCTCCTTTGTCCAATTCCGTAATGATGGAAAAATTGAGAAAAAAACTGAATGCTCCTTTCGGGCTGAATGCTCCTGTATGGCAGCTGGAAATAGCTTCCATATTCCTGAAAACAGAAACCGAATTACTGTTGAAAAGCCGTAATGTATATCCTGAAAATCTCATGAAAAGCGGATTTACATTCTCGTATTCCACGTTCGATGAGGCCCTTCATAACCTGTTAAAATCCTGA
- a CDS encoding YqjF family protein: MNFLKAEWRKLAIINYEINPDLLLQYLPEGTELDFYRGKCYVSLVGFMFLNTRLLGLPIPFHRNFEEVNLRFYVKKKENGIWKRGVVFIKEIVPKPALSFVANSIYKENYHTMPMKNLIHEKEDELLIRYSWKDKSWHSLQITAGNKAQTMETDSEFEFITEHYWGFTKNENKTSEYEVCHPKWEYYLIKDYKLDIHFGNIYGKDFESLDRQEPVSVMLAEGSEIQVRTKKYTI; encoded by the coding sequence ATGAATTTTTTAAAGGCAGAATGGCGGAAGTTAGCCATCATCAATTACGAAATCAATCCCGATCTATTGTTACAATACCTGCCTGAAGGTACAGAACTCGATTTTTATAGAGGGAAATGTTATGTTAGCCTGGTAGGTTTTATGTTTTTAAATACAAGATTATTAGGATTACCAATTCCCTTCCACCGTAATTTTGAAGAGGTGAACTTAAGGTTTTATGTAAAGAAAAAAGAAAATGGGATCTGGAAAAGAGGCGTGGTGTTTATTAAGGAAATCGTTCCCAAGCCTGCTTTAAGCTTCGTAGCCAATTCCATTTACAAAGAAAATTACCATACCATGCCAATGAAGAATCTGATTCATGAAAAAGAAGATGAATTGCTGATCCGGTATTCATGGAAAGATAAAAGCTGGCACTCTCTACAGATCACTGCAGGAAATAAAGCACAGACAATGGAAACTGATTCGGAGTTTGAGTTTATCACCGAACATTACTGGGGCTTTACCAAAAATGAAAATAAAACCTCCGAATATGAAGTATGCCATCCTAAATGGGAGTATTACCTGATCAAAGATTATAAACTGGACATCCACTTCGGCAATATCTACGGAAAGGATTTCGAATCTTTGGACAGGCAGGAACCTGTTTCTGTAATGCTGGCCGAGGGATCTGAAATACAGGTCCGGACAAAGAAATATACTATCTGA
- a CDS encoding SRPBCC family protein: MSRIYLETEINADIQTVFDLARNIDLHQESTSRTHEKAIAGRTSGLIEENETVTWRAKHLGIYQILTTKIISMEKPHQFTDEIQKGAFRLLRHRHIFKSVNGQTVMTDIFEFESPLGIIGKIFNKIYLENYLKNFLLERNNLIKTKAEFTTKLSHEVAI, translated from the coding sequence ATGTCACGGATTTATTTAGAAACAGAGATCAATGCAGATATTCAAACCGTATTCGATCTGGCAAGAAATATCGATCTGCATCAGGAATCAACCTCACGGACCCATGAAAAAGCCATTGCCGGACGTACATCAGGCCTGATCGAAGAAAATGAAACAGTGACCTGGAGAGCAAAACATTTAGGAATATATCAGATCCTTACCACCAAAATTATCAGCATGGAAAAACCTCATCAGTTCACAGATGAAATACAGAAAGGAGCCTTCAGGTTACTTCGTCACCGGCATATTTTTAAATCGGTAAACGGACAGACCGTAATGACAGATATTTTTGAATTTGAATCTCCACTGGGAATAATAGGAAAGATTTTTAATAAGATTTACCTGGAAAATTACCTGAAAAATTTTCTGCTGGAAAGAAACAATTTAATCAAAACAAAAGCAGAATTCACAACTAAACTCAGCCACGAAGTGGCGATTTAA
- a CDS encoding fatty acid desaturase family protein, with the protein MNHLELIRTVEWKDLRKLSVKEMLIENNISLPWLFISLFLAFNGYYGLALPFSGFYFLTALRQVHNGFHNSLGTGKWLTWLSLYLNSLTMMASIHAVKFNHIRHHKFCLSEEDYEGKSAAMKWYEAILYGPKHMFLIHWITFKKANKTYRKNMYLELVSIALLITVAFYFQIHFLMYHILVMIFGEFLMAFFAVWTVHHDTHETPDIARTQRGFWKNKLTFSMFYHMEHHLFPAVPTIKLPELAERIDKTLPELNKKQTF; encoded by the coding sequence ATGAACCATCTTGAACTCATAAGAACTGTTGAATGGAAAGACCTCCGGAAACTTTCAGTCAAAGAAATGCTGATCGAAAACAATATCAGCCTGCCGTGGCTTTTCATATCCCTGTTTTTAGCTTTTAACGGATATTATGGCCTTGCTTTACCATTCTCAGGATTCTATTTCCTGACAGCATTGAGACAGGTACACAATGGCTTTCACAACTCCCTGGGAACCGGAAAATGGCTGACATGGCTGTCTCTGTACCTGAACAGTCTTACGATGATGGCTTCCATTCATGCCGTAAAGTTTAACCATATCAGACACCATAAATTCTGCCTTTCCGAAGAAGATTATGAAGGAAAATCAGCAGCGATGAAATGGTATGAAGCAATTCTTTACGGCCCGAAACATATGTTCCTGATTCACTGGATCACCTTTAAAAAAGCAAATAAAACCTACCGGAAAAATATGTATCTGGAGCTGGTTTCCATAGCGTTATTAATCACTGTTGCGTTTTATTTTCAGATTCACTTTCTGATGTACCATATACTGGTCATGATTTTCGGTGAATTTCTGATGGCCTTTTTCGCAGTATGGACTGTGCACCATGATACCCATGAAACCCCTGATATCGCAAGAACCCAACGTGGATTCTGGAAAAATAAACTGACCTTCAGTATGTTTTACCATATGGAGCATCATCTTTTTCCTGCAGTTCCTACGATCAAGCTCCCGGAACTGGCAGAAAGAATAGACAAGACCTTACCGGAACTCAATAAAAAACAAACCTTTTGA
- a CDS encoding DCC1-like thiol-disulfide oxidoreductase family protein, with the protein MKTLRNHTLIYDKECPMCALYSKAFTQCGMLDENGREAFTEISLRNRTLVDFNRAKNEIALIDHNRNKVVYGLDSLLLIIGNSFPLLEKTARIQPLYWFFKRLYSFVSYNRKQIIPSMKNDDEKSCIPDFNLKYRIAYIVFTVIFSAYILSMFSGKMGLNLKPDFGREFTICLAQILWQTIFLRMYLKDRIWDYLGNMMTVSLMGTLLLIPALLTSFTPVFYLIYFGIVVLIMFLEHLRRCRILELNYYPTISWILFRLTALAIIIVTTI; encoded by the coding sequence ATGAAAACTCTCAGAAACCATACCCTGATCTACGATAAAGAATGCCCGATGTGTGCGCTTTATTCCAAAGCCTTTACCCAATGCGGAATGCTTGATGAAAACGGAAGGGAAGCTTTCACTGAAATATCTTTAAGAAACAGAACCCTGGTTGATTTTAACAGGGCCAAAAATGAGATTGCTCTCATAGACCACAACAGGAATAAGGTAGTGTATGGACTAGACAGCCTTCTTCTGATCATTGGGAACTCCTTTCCGCTATTAGAGAAAACAGCCAGAATACAGCCCTTATACTGGTTTTTCAAAAGACTGTATTCCTTTGTATCTTACAACCGTAAACAGATCATTCCATCGATGAAAAATGATGATGAAAAATCCTGTATTCCTGATTTTAACCTGAAATACAGAATCGCTTACATTGTCTTTACAGTGATTTTCTCAGCCTATATTTTAAGCATGTTTTCAGGAAAAATGGGATTGAATTTAAAGCCTGATTTTGGAAGGGAATTTACCATTTGTTTGGCACAGATCCTTTGGCAGACCATTTTTCTGAGAATGTACCTGAAAGACAGGATCTGGGATTACCTCGGAAATATGATGACCGTTTCTTTGATGGGAACACTCCTCTTAATTCCTGCCTTGCTGACCAGTTTTACCCCGGTTTTCTATCTTATTTATTTCGGAATTGTAGTACTCATCATGTTTCTGGAACATCTGAGAAGGTGCCGGATCTTAGAACTGAATTATTATCCTACCATTTCATGGATTCTCTTCAGACTGACAGCTTTAGCCATCATTATTGTAACAACCATTTAA
- a CDS encoding GbsR/MarR family transcriptional regulator, whose translation MQLSEAKEKYIQTWGTFATNWGINRTMAQVHALLLASGKPLSTDEVMEELEISRGNANMNLRALIDWGIVRKEFIKGDRKEYFVAEKDVWYLFKQITKERRKREIEPVISFLEELKNIDDQDSEEAKEFIRLMNDFSSVTGKINNIMDLAIKSDDHWLVGKITNLLK comes from the coding sequence ATGCAGCTTTCAGAAGCAAAAGAAAAGTATATTCAGACATGGGGAACCTTTGCGACGAACTGGGGAATCAACCGTACGATGGCACAGGTGCATGCATTGCTTTTGGCAAGTGGTAAGCCGCTTTCTACAGATGAGGTAATGGAAGAGCTGGAAATTTCAAGAGGAAATGCCAATATGAATCTCAGAGCCCTTATAGATTGGGGAATTGTAAGGAAAGAATTTATAAAAGGAGATAGAAAAGAATACTTCGTAGCAGAAAAAGATGTCTGGTATCTTTTCAAGCAGATCACCAAAGAGCGCAGAAAAAGAGAGATAGAACCTGTCATTTCTTTTCTGGAAGAATTAAAGAATATTGATGATCAGGATTCCGAAGAAGCCAAAGAATTTATCAGATTAATGAATGATTTCAGCTCAGTAACCGGAAAGATCAATAATATAATGGACCTTGCCATAAAAAGCGATGATCACTGGCTGGTAGGGAAGATTACCAACCTGTTGAAATAA
- a CDS encoding vWA domain-containing protein: protein MKKIIITMSGLVILAGCKTQKTSGTATESKTYSIRKDKDQDGIPNKSDQCPEIAGPVENNGCPWPDTDNDTVIDKDDACPTVAGPPENNGCPWPDTDGDGILDKDDACPTVPGMPEYNGCPKPKTSVAYEVSNRIGRSPYMQSERVYENHVGGKKKVSKTVKKTVKRNTDDYDEEYAALIENSFELTKNQPLSTFSIDVDNASYSNIRRMINDEGTVNKNAVRVEEMINYFTYNYPQPEKGTPFSINTEYGNSPWNPNHKLLKIGLQGKKIPMDNLPASNIIFLIDVSGSMNQENKLPLLKSSFKILLDQLRPQDKVGIVVYAGSAGTVLEPTSAQDKKVITDALDNLQAGGSTAGGQGIELAYKLAQENFIKGGNNRVILATDGDFNVGESSEADLESLIEEKRKTGIFLTCLGYGMGNYKDNIMETLADKGNGNYAYIDNIQEANKFLGREFAGTIYTIAKDVKIQIEFNPNFVKSYRLIGYENRKLRNEDFVNDKIDAGELGSGHTVTALYEIIPVGTESEFLPKENKLKYSSTSKTKNFGNELATVKFRYKKPDGNKSSEITKVIKKSDMAAKESSDFKFASSVAWFGLVLRDSKLIKNKNIGKIKQLAKEGKGKDKEGYRAEFIELTEKYKTNK from the coding sequence ATGAAGAAAATAATAATAACCATGTCTGGGCTTGTCATATTGGCAGGCTGTAAAACTCAAAAAACTTCAGGAACAGCAACAGAATCTAAAACCTACAGCATCAGAAAAGATAAAGATCAGGACGGTATTCCTAATAAATCAGATCAATGTCCCGAGATTGCCGGACCGGTAGAAAATAACGGTTGTCCATGGCCGGATACGGATAATGATACCGTAATTGACAAAGATGATGCATGTCCTACCGTAGCAGGACCACCGGAAAATAATGGCTGCCCATGGCCGGATACGGATGGTGACGGAATTTTGGATAAAGACGATGCCTGTCCTACAGTTCCGGGGATGCCGGAATATAATGGCTGTCCGAAACCGAAAACGTCAGTTGCTTATGAAGTATCAAATCGTATCGGGCGAAGTCCATATATGCAATCTGAAAGAGTTTATGAAAATCATGTCGGTGGAAAAAAGAAGGTTTCCAAAACAGTAAAAAAAACAGTTAAAAGAAATACAGACGATTATGATGAAGAGTATGCAGCGCTTATAGAGAATTCGTTTGAACTTACAAAAAATCAGCCTCTGTCTACTTTCTCTATAGATGTAGATAACGCTTCTTATTCCAATATCAGGAGAATGATTAACGATGAAGGTACAGTGAATAAAAATGCGGTAAGAGTAGAAGAAATGATCAATTATTTTACCTATAATTATCCACAGCCCGAAAAAGGAACTCCATTTTCCATTAATACAGAATACGGGAACAGTCCGTGGAATCCCAATCACAAGCTGTTGAAAATAGGATTACAGGGAAAAAAAATTCCAATGGATAATCTTCCGGCATCCAATATTATTTTTCTGATTGATGTTTCGGGATCTATGAATCAGGAAAATAAACTGCCATTACTGAAGTCTTCATTCAAAATTTTATTGGATCAGCTAAGACCTCAGGATAAAGTCGGAATAGTGGTATATGCAGGGAGCGCAGGAACGGTACTGGAACCTACTTCAGCCCAAGATAAAAAAGTGATTACAGATGCGTTAGACAATCTTCAGGCTGGAGGAAGCACAGCTGGTGGACAGGGAATTGAGCTGGCCTATAAACTGGCACAGGAAAACTTTATAAAAGGAGGAAATAACAGAGTCATTTTAGCCACAGACGGAGATTTCAATGTAGGCGAGTCTTCCGAAGCTGATCTGGAATCATTGATTGAAGAAAAAAGGAAAACAGGGATTTTTCTTACCTGCCTGGGCTATGGAATGGGGAATTACAAAGATAATATAATGGAAACTCTCGCAGATAAAGGAAATGGAAACTATGCGTATATTGATAATATACAGGAAGCCAATAAATTCCTGGGAAGAGAATTTGCAGGTACGATCTATACCATTGCTAAAGATGTCAAAATTCAGATTGAATTTAATCCCAATTTTGTAAAGTCTTACCGTCTGATAGGCTATGAAAACAGGAAATTAAGAAATGAAGACTTTGTGAATGATAAAATAGATGCCGGAGAATTAGGTAGCGGACATACTGTTACTGCTTTATACGAAATTATACCGGTAGGAACAGAATCAGAATTCTTACCTAAAGAAAATAAACTGAAGTATTCTTCAACTTCCAAAACAAAGAATTTTGGTAATGAACTGGCTACTGTGAAATTCCGATACAAAAAACCGGATGGAAATAAGAGCAGTGAGATAACAAAAGTGATAAAAAAGTCTGATATGGCAGCAAAGGAAAGTTCTGATTTTAAATTTGCTTCTTCAGTAGCATGGTTTGGATTGGTATTGAGAGATTCAAAATTGATTAAAAATAAAAATATTGGGAAGATCAAACAACTGGCAAAAGAAGGAAAAGGTAAAGATAAAGAAGGATATAGAGCAGAATTTATCGAGCTGACAGAAAAATATAAAACCAACAAATAA
- a CDS encoding TonB-dependent receptor plug domain-containing protein — MNLKFISYIIVCCIIFSAVSVKGQNIIQDFQKEKTYIQTNHVFYKPGEGMYFKIYVVKGEDNLPAEDSRVVNFEILDPGGSVVKKMKYEITNGYAQGYFHFSDDMKGGIYKIRAYTNWMQNEQDKNVFEKEITLQKIVSPRILMKLDFPKKGYGPGDEVTADFSMRSLANLPIPFYEAEYTVMHNGETVSDGKLITDKDGKKILKFKLPPVLKSADALLNIKVNFDGFTESVSRNIPVVLNHLDVRLMPEGGMLINGIEQNIAFKILDEFEQPVDAVLGIYNQNHQKIKEVSAYNFGMGSFLFTPQKEETYYAKVLKPENIEQTYHFPLAQNDGVVLNIRQENGLLHFKLASTKERSIIIKGSFRGKEVYSKSLLLKNGSGSLEVSEKEFPTGIIRFTVLENNAALAERIVFTNKINQLTIKVEPVKQYYQPREKVVLNIVTTDGNNKPVPANLALSVVDDKLWTYADDKQNHIVSWLLMDSELRGKIEKPQFYFDKKEEKADKSLDLVMLTNGYRYFGLLPEIIKNNQYRYLPEKKNTVYGTVEDEKKNPVQAEVFLVDIRRGKILRQATTENGKFYFSDLNADGSYRIIAKSFLPKHRVKIRILSYHLDINPLVKQKLNNIDVEEIIREAERKEATKKEPKEVSKTPQRSKTKSDTVRSSRIEEVIMVGYYSIKKENKANSVTLLSASPEIQNPDVTSLLSGKVAGIAITSTVQPGTGGEVHIRGAASVANKTPLFVVDGIPVENFKTTINPNDISSITVLKDAAATAIYGSRAVNGAILINSFKNNNAENKWDITPKSYFAVEVIPAGNLTDFSENRQFAYPEYKTTNTSYRFDYREALYWNPVVETDKNGKAKVEFYNSDASSTFRVMAEGISATGNVGRSEMTYAVQSTISIDAKIPQYLTRTDQMLIPVVVKNNSPETRNMTMEVIVPNHVKLVQADSLITLKPMESGRLFVRIQTDEVVSSNIQFTVRSGDFRETMILPFQVEEKGFLHRYSLINNTTEEIRINIPEYINGSMLSYYYVFENAAFQMFEDLERLKKEPYGCFEQLSSTVYPNIFILDYLKSVRKIDASTENLVVKNLKKGFQKLLSYKNKDGGFGYFRTMESDVALSAFTLLEFTELRKYVAVDPKLIQGLYSFILSKKSGNGLFEVRRSYEAGKEYSEQMWSGNMYVLYALSKFGIKDEIEDSYKVMLRRALATKDTYQLALLANASANLGKHKEYEELMMILEKQYETGTTESHTTFTGSGGISANAEALSLYMMALQKDEKLNHLKIAKAAGQLISYNGYYGFGSTQATGLAIEALSEFFSKNEKLYGNERPDIKINGASVLPGISAASAYKTGENHIRVQYPASKGLPYRLDYEYYTLQPPVSTDIPVTMETRLKSAQYKVGETGRMTVTIKNKVNNQLPMTVAKIGIPAGLTLQNALLKDMVDKKQVSFYEIFDNYLVLYWERLEAEETKVINLDLKVEFAGDYTAKSGNIYLYYMPESKYWNEGIPVKIEP; from the coding sequence ATGAATCTCAAATTTATATCATATATCATTGTTTGCTGCATTATATTCTCAGCTGTTTCAGTAAAGGGACAGAATATCATACAGGACTTCCAAAAGGAAAAGACTTACATTCAGACCAATCATGTTTTTTATAAGCCGGGAGAAGGAATGTATTTTAAAATCTACGTTGTGAAAGGAGAAGACAACCTTCCGGCAGAAGACAGCAGGGTTGTCAATTTTGAAATTCTTGATCCGGGCGGAAGTGTAGTGAAAAAAATGAAATATGAGATCACCAACGGCTACGCTCAGGGCTATTTCCATTTTTCTGATGATATGAAAGGAGGAATCTATAAGATCAGAGCCTACACCAACTGGATGCAGAATGAACAGGATAAAAATGTATTTGAAAAGGAGATTACCCTTCAGAAAATTGTATCTCCGAGGATCTTAATGAAGCTTGACTTCCCCAAAAAAGGCTATGGACCGGGAGATGAGGTGACAGCGGATTTTTCTATGCGAAGCCTGGCTAATTTACCCATTCCCTTTTATGAAGCGGAATATACGGTAATGCACAACGGGGAAACGGTTTCAGATGGAAAATTGATCACAGATAAAGACGGGAAAAAAATCTTGAAATTTAAACTTCCTCCAGTACTCAAATCCGCTGATGCCCTGTTGAATATTAAAGTGAACTTTGATGGCTTCACAGAATCGGTTTCCCGGAATATTCCGGTTGTCTTAAATCATCTCGACGTCAGACTGATGCCGGAAGGAGGAATGCTGATCAATGGGATAGAACAAAACATAGCCTTTAAAATCCTGGATGAATTTGAACAGCCTGTAGATGCGGTTTTAGGAATTTACAATCAGAATCATCAAAAAATAAAAGAAGTTTCCGCTTATAACTTTGGAATGGGAAGTTTCCTTTTTACCCCTCAGAAAGAAGAAACCTATTATGCCAAGGTTCTGAAGCCGGAAAATATAGAGCAGACATATCATTTTCCCCTTGCCCAGAATGACGGCGTAGTGCTGAATATCAGACAAGAAAACGGATTGCTGCACTTTAAGTTGGCTTCTACTAAGGAGAGAAGTATTATCATTAAAGGAAGCTTTCGTGGAAAGGAAGTTTACAGCAAATCCCTTCTGTTGAAAAATGGCTCAGGTTCATTGGAGGTATCTGAAAAAGAATTTCCAACAGGGATTATCAGATTCACCGTTCTGGAAAATAATGCAGCGCTTGCAGAACGTATTGTTTTTACCAATAAAATCAATCAGCTTACCATAAAGGTAGAACCTGTAAAACAATATTATCAGCCCAGGGAAAAAGTGGTCCTGAATATTGTAACTACAGATGGAAATAACAAACCGGTTCCTGCTAATCTTGCTCTGAGTGTAGTGGATGATAAGCTGTGGACCTATGCTGATGATAAACAAAACCATATCGTTTCATGGCTGCTGATGGATTCTGAGTTGAGAGGTAAGATTGAAAAACCGCAGTTTTATTTCGATAAAAAAGAAGAAAAAGCAGACAAAAGCCTTGATCTTGTCATGCTGACCAATGGATACAGATACTTCGGGCTTCTTCCGGAAATTATAAAAAACAATCAATACAGATATCTGCCCGAAAAAAAGAATACAGTCTACGGAACAGTAGAAGATGAAAAGAAGAATCCTGTACAAGCGGAAGTTTTTCTGGTAGATATCCGTAGAGGTAAAATTCTCAGACAGGCAACTACGGAAAATGGTAAATTTTATTTTTCAGATTTAAATGCAGACGGCTCGTATAGAATCATTGCCAAATCCTTCCTGCCTAAACACAGGGTTAAAATCAGGATTCTGTCTTATCATCTGGATATTAACCCTCTGGTGAAGCAAAAACTGAATAATATAGATGTAGAGGAAATTATAAGAGAGGCAGAACGTAAAGAAGCAACAAAAAAGGAGCCTAAAGAAGTAAGTAAGACTCCTCAACGTAGTAAAACAAAATCAGATACAGTCAGAAGCAGTCGGATCGAAGAGGTTATTATGGTAGGATATTATTCTATTAAAAAAGAAAATAAGGCCAATTCTGTCACTTTATTATCGGCTTCTCCGGAAATTCAGAATCCTGATGTCACTTCATTATTAAGCGGAAAAGTAGCAGGAATAGCAATCACATCCACAGTCCAGCCGGGAACCGGCGGCGAGGTACATATAAGAGGTGCAGCTTCGGTTGCCAATAAAACCCCGTTATTTGTCGTTGACGGAATTCCTGTAGAAAATTTTAAGACAACCATAAACCCCAATGATATCAGCAGTATTACAGTACTCAAAGATGCTGCAGCTACAGCCATCTACGGGAGCAGGGCTGTGAATGGAGCCATTCTCATTAATTCTTTTAAAAATAATAATGCTGAGAATAAATGGGACATCACCCCGAAATCCTATTTTGCGGTAGAAGTGATACCGGCCGGGAATCTGACCGATTTCTCAGAGAACCGGCAATTTGCCTACCCCGAATATAAAACCACCAATACTTCCTATAGATTTGATTACAGAGAAGCTTTATACTGGAATCCTGTGGTAGAGACCGATAAAAATGGTAAAGCAAAAGTTGAATTCTATAATTCTGATGCCAGTTCTACATTCAGAGTGATGGCAGAAGGTATTTCTGCAACCGGGAACGTTGGAAGAAGTGAAATGACGTATGCAGTACAGAGTACGATCTCAATAGATGCTAAAATTCCACAGTACCTGACAAGAACAGACCAGATGCTTATTCCGGTGGTAGTAAAAAATAATTCCCCTGAAACCAGAAATATGACAATGGAAGTTATTGTCCCGAATCATGTTAAACTGGTGCAGGCCGACAGCCTGATTACGCTGAAGCCGATGGAGTCCGGAAGATTATTTGTAAGGATACAGACCGATGAGGTGGTCAGTTCCAATATTCAGTTTACCGTAAGATCCGGAGATTTCAGGGAAACTATGATCTTACCGTTTCAGGTAGAAGAAAAAGGCTTTCTCCACCGCTACTCACTGATCAATAATACAACTGAAGAGATCCGGATCAATATTCCTGAATATATCAATGGCAGTATGCTTTCTTATTATTATGTATTTGAAAATGCTGCATTTCAGATGTTTGAAGATCTGGAGAGGCTGAAGAAAGAGCCCTATGGATGTTTTGAACAGCTTTCTTCAACAGTATATCCTAATATTTTCATTCTGGATTATTTAAAGTCAGTCAGAAAAATTGATGCATCCACCGAAAATCTTGTGGTAAAAAACTTAAAGAAAGGATTTCAGAAACTGCTGAGCTATAAAAATAAAGACGGAGGTTTTGGATATTTCAGGACTATGGAATCTGATGTGGCCCTTTCCGCATTTACTTTACTGGAATTTACGGAACTGAGGAAATATGTGGCGGTAGATCCGAAACTGATTCAGGGGCTTTATTCATTTATTCTGTCAAAGAAAAGCGGAAACGGATTATTTGAAGTGAGAAGAAGCTATGAAGCGGGAAAAGAGTATTCGGAGCAGATGTGGTCCGGGAATATGTATGTTTTGTATGCTTTGTCAAAATTCGGTATAAAGGATGAAATTGAAGACTCCTATAAAGTAATGCTGAGACGGGCACTGGCAACAAAGGATACTTATCAGCTGGCATTATTGGCCAATGCTTCTGCCAATCTTGGAAAACATAAAGAATATGAGGAGTTGATGATGATTCTTGAGAAACAATATGAAACCGGAACTACAGAGTCTCATACTACTTTTACCGGCTCAGGGGGTATTTCTGCAAATGCAGAAGCACTTTCTCTCTATATGATGGCGTTGCAGAAAGATGAAAAATTGAATCATCTGAAAATTGCAAAGGCTGCAGGTCAGCTTATTTCCTATAACGGATATTACGGATTTGGTTCTACCCAGGCCACGGGTCTGGCAATAGAAGCTTTATCTGAATTCTTCTCAAAAAATGAAAAACTTTATGGAAATGAAAGACCCGATATTAAAATAAACGGAGCTTCAGTTTTACCCGGGATCAGTGCTGCATCAGCTTATAAAACAGGGGAAAATCATATCCGTGTACAGTATCCGGCTTCAAAAGGACTTCCTTACAGGCTGGATTACGAATACTATACTCTGCAACCACCCGTAAGCACTGATATTCCTGTAACCATGGAGACCCGGCTGAAATCTGCTCAGTATAAAGTAGGAGAAACGGGCAGAATGACCGTTACTATTAAAAATAAAGTGAATAACCAGCTTCCCATGACAGTTGCCAAAATAGGCATTCCTGCAGGATTGACATTACAAAATGCTTTATTGAAAGATATGGTTGATAAAAAGCAGGTTTCTTTCTATGAAATTTTTGATAATTACCTTGTATTGTACTGGGAACGCCTGGAAGCTGAAGAAACAAAGGTGATCAACCTCGATCTGAAAGTGGAATTTGCAGGAGACTACACCGCAAAATCAGGCAACATTTATCTGTATTATATGCCGGAATCCAAATATTGGAATGAAGGAATTCCTGTCAAAATTGAACCTTAA